From Flavobacterium alkalisoli, the proteins below share one genomic window:
- a CDS encoding RagB/SusD family nutrient uptake outer membrane protein, translating to MKNRILNKLFLVPLAALMIVGCEPLDLAPENQFTDSNYWTSIENASTVLNTAYSQMQNSNYFFYNEGLSDNAYNGRGDVAGVASIAAGIYDPSLARLKDEWNSRYAGIKTCNLLLQNIDRVSTSDVETIERFKAEARFLRAFQHFQLTTWFGNIPLLDHDPSLEEATSITRTSHAQVVEFVLNELDDIIEILPTNSQYAPQDRGRVTSGAALALKARVLLYEERWDEVVEATEQLMNGQYGDYSLFNSYSGIFLPQNEYNSEDILSIQYVPQDRMWGEFFDMAPLSVGARLNALAPTQELVDSYLMLNGHKINDQDSGYDEQNPYVNRDPRLTGTVVYHLYDWENEDGTSSTIYIKPGTFPGDDAPDEYVPGSSASPTGYYTRKYFDPQHLSSLQSGLNLMLIRYADVLLMYAEAKNELGQLDSSVWDITIGALRERAGFTDALALNFDSSLNQAQLRDVVRNERRSEFAMEGLRIFDIRRWKIAEDVLNGWAHGAQYGIESQDNGYIRANLRTFDPGKHYLWPIPRDERLINSNLTQNPGW from the coding sequence ATGAAAAACAGAATTTTAAATAAACTTTTTCTTGTTCCCCTTGCTGCCTTAATGATAGTGGGTTGTGAGCCGTTAGATCTTGCACCGGAAAATCAGTTTACCGATTCAAACTACTGGACAAGTATTGAGAATGCATCTACTGTATTAAATACTGCTTATTCTCAGATGCAGAACAGTAATTATTTCTTTTACAACGAAGGTTTGTCTGATAATGCTTATAATGGCAGGGGAGATGTGGCAGGTGTTGCTTCTATAGCTGCCGGTATATATGACCCTTCGTTAGCAAGGTTAAAAGATGAATGGAATAGTAGATATGCCGGAATAAAAACCTGTAATTTATTACTTCAGAATATAGACAGGGTATCAACAAGTGATGTAGAGACAATTGAAAGATTTAAGGCAGAAGCTCGTTTTTTAAGAGCTTTTCAACACTTTCAATTAACGACATGGTTTGGAAATATACCATTACTGGATCACGACCCGTCTCTGGAAGAAGCTACTTCAATTACACGTACTTCTCATGCACAGGTTGTTGAATTTGTATTAAATGAACTGGATGACATTATAGAAATATTGCCTACAAATTCACAATATGCACCTCAGGATAGGGGTAGAGTAACCTCGGGGGCTGCACTTGCCCTAAAAGCAAGAGTACTTTTATATGAAGAAAGATGGGATGAAGTTGTTGAAGCGACAGAACAGTTAATGAATGGCCAATATGGTGATTACAGTCTGTTTAATTCATATAGCGGTATTTTTCTTCCTCAAAATGAATACAATAGTGAAGATATCCTAAGTATTCAATATGTTCCTCAGGACAGAATGTGGGGAGAGTTTTTTGATATGGCTCCTTTATCTGTTGGAGCAAGGCTTAATGCTTTAGCCCCTACACAGGAACTGGTTGATAGTTACCTTATGCTAAACGGACATAAGATTAACGATCAGGATTCTGGGTATGATGAACAAAATCCTTATGTAAACAGGGATCCAAGATTAACAGGTACTGTGGTATATCATTTATATGATTGGGAAAATGAAGACGGAACTTCAAGTACTATTTATATAAAGCCGGGAACTTTTCCGGGTGATGATGCTCCGGACGAGTATGTTCCTGGTTCATCAGCAAGTCCTACCGGATATTACACACGTAAATATTTTGATCCTCAGCATTTATCTTCTTTACAGTCAGGTCTTAACCTAATGCTTATTCGCTATGCAGATGTACTGTTAATGTACGCTGAAGCTAAAAATGAACTTGGCCAGCTGGACAGCAGTGTTTGGGATATTACTATTGGGGCATTAAGAGAAAGAGCCGGATTTACGGATGCATTAGCATTAAATTTTGACAGTTCTTTAAACCAGGCTCAGTTAAGGGATGTGGTAAGAAATGAGAGACGTTCAGAATTTGCTATGGAAGGCTTAAGGATCTTTGATATCAGAAGGTGGAAAATAGCAGAAGATGTACTTAACGGATGGGCTCATGGTGCTCAGTACGGAATAGAGTCTCAGGATAATGGTTATATAAGAGCAAACCTTAGAACTTTTGATCCCGGTAAACATTATTTATGGCCTATACCTCGTGATGAGAGATTGATAAATAGCAATTTAACTCAAAACCCTGGTTGGTAA
- a CDS encoding SusC/RagA family TonB-linked outer membrane protein: protein MKIKTTFKNFRQSRDLLKIREGCNLKSTLLTLSLLLLFSSSAFAQTQVRVSGTVSDATGVTLPGVTVSEKGTTNAIQTDLDGNYSIEVSSSESVIVFSYIGMQTIEKKASEGPNITIVMQDSSTNLEEVVVIGYGTQKRGKVIGAVDQVNNEAFNGRAVVNTTQALQGKSPSLTIQQTNSEPGAPLNINIRGIGTLGNNSPLVVIDGIVGGDINSLNPADIESVSVLKDAGSTAIYGSRASNGVILITTRKGKKNSKITVQYNTLVGFNSPHYFTKPVHGYENAMLRNEAAYNSGESSAVFTADEIATMKANGDTEWFAEEIVKPALQQNHNFSVSGGNENSSYLVSAGYLDQRSNFVGPSKGMERYNYRINLVNEYNRFKLTSSIAYAKQKITDHSSSTSTLMVDAFRVPLYYTQKDENGNYLTNDVLQQFNPLGILEEGGFRRYDNDDIFGTINAELKLTDNVKLKGIFGGRSWSNTMYSRVQTVNFEPGGIYGADRNTNDESRKSLDLNTQFMAEYTNTFADKHYVDVLVGVSNENHSDRGTGIYKLYTDPDLGTPTSETVISENSYNSNQSSSKNSLNSLFGRVSYDFENKYFTEFSFRYDGSSKFRKDIRWGFFPSVTVGYNVTREDFMESYRSNVGNLKLRSSYGVVGNQNVGNYQFQTTYFTFQNAYGFNNTGVTGTGYNFANQNIQWEKASTFNIGLDADFFKGALSLTFDYFNKVTRDILVPPQVPGVFGTGLPDFNSAEVGSKGWEVSLTYRHSGEVFNHSLTVNVGDSKNKVLDFNGGQERLTNLEEMQVILREGLPYNSYVGLMRDGYFQSWEEIQGAAVPVGVSVQPGDNRYVDLNKDGKIDDNDKFIFGNPFPRYTYGVTYNLGYKNFDLGIFVQGVGKRTMMIRGELVEPFHYNYGMTMYTHQLDYWTPQNPDAKYPRLANNGTQSNTNNFRRGSDMYLYDGAYLRLKNVQIGYSLPDSAAKQIGVEKFRMYASGQNLFTLSKVKFVDPELSEFNGNMTASGANSGRAYPTLIYVGLGLDITL from the coding sequence ATGAAAATCAAAACTACTTTTAAAAATTTTCGGCAAAGCAGAGATTTGCTAAAAATAAGGGAAGGGTGTAATTTAAAAAGCACTTTACTTACCTTATCACTACTGCTATTATTTTCTTCTTCGGCTTTTGCCCAAACCCAGGTAAGGGTATCAGGTACGGTAAGTGATGCCACAGGTGTCACTTTACCAGGTGTTACAGTTTCTGAAAAAGGAACTACGAATGCTATACAAACAGATTTGGATGGAAACTACTCAATTGAAGTTTCTTCATCAGAATCTGTAATTGTTTTTTCTTATATAGGAATGCAAACGATTGAGAAGAAGGCAAGCGAAGGCCCAAACATTACAATTGTTATGCAGGATTCCTCTACAAACCTTGAGGAGGTTGTAGTAATAGGGTATGGCACCCAGAAGAGGGGTAAGGTTATTGGAGCTGTCGATCAGGTAAACAACGAAGCATTTAACGGAAGGGCTGTTGTAAATACAACTCAGGCGCTTCAGGGTAAATCACCAAGTTTAACTATACAGCAAACTAATTCTGAACCCGGTGCACCACTTAATATAAATATTAGGGGTATTGGTACACTTGGTAATAACAGTCCGTTAGTTGTAATAGACGGTATTGTGGGGGGAGATATAAATTCTTTAAATCCTGCAGATATAGAAAGTGTATCAGTTCTTAAAGATGCCGGTAGTACAGCAATTTACGGTTCAAGAGCCAGTAATGGGGTAATCCTTATAACTACACGTAAAGGAAAAAAGAATTCAAAAATCACAGTACAGTATAATACTCTTGTTGGTTTTAATTCTCCACATTATTTTACAAAACCTGTTCACGGTTATGAAAATGCTATGCTAAGGAATGAAGCTGCCTATAACTCAGGAGAGTCCAGTGCTGTTTTTACGGCAGATGAAATTGCAACTATGAAGGCAAATGGTGATACTGAATGGTTTGCCGAAGAAATAGTTAAGCCTGCATTACAACAAAATCATAATTTCTCAGTATCAGGAGGTAATGAAAATTCAAGCTATCTTGTTTCTGCAGGTTATCTGGATCAGAGGAGTAATTTTGTAGGCCCTTCTAAAGGTATGGAACGTTATAACTACAGGATTAATCTTGTAAATGAGTACAACAGATTTAAACTGACATCGTCAATAGCTTATGCTAAACAAAAAATAACAGATCATTCTTCCAGTACCAGTACACTAATGGTAGATGCTTTCAGGGTACCTTTATATTATACTCAAAAAGATGAAAACGGGAACTATCTTACTAATGATGTTCTTCAACAGTTTAATCCATTAGGTATTTTAGAAGAAGGCGGATTTAGAAGATATGATAATGATGATATTTTCGGTACTATCAATGCCGAACTTAAATTGACAGATAACGTTAAATTAAAAGGTATTTTTGGGGGAAGATCTTGGTCTAATACTATGTATAGCAGAGTCCAGACAGTTAATTTTGAACCAGGGGGTATTTATGGAGCAGACAGGAATACAAATGATGAAAGCCGTAAGAGTTTAGATCTTAATACTCAGTTTATGGCAGAATATACCAATACATTTGCAGATAAGCATTATGTAGATGTACTAGTTGGTGTTTCTAATGAAAATCATTCTGATAGAGGAACGGGTATTTATAAGCTTTATACAGATCCTGATCTAGGAACTCCTACAAGTGAAACAGTTATTAGTGAAAACTCATATAATTCTAATCAAAGCTCATCAAAAAATAGTCTTAATTCATTGTTTGGACGTGTTTCTTATGATTTTGAAAATAAATATTTTACTGAATTCAGTTTTAGATATGATGGTTCATCTAAATTCAGAAAAGACATACGTTGGGGATTCTTTCCTTCTGTAACAGTTGGTTATAATGTGACTCGTGAGGATTTTATGGAAAGTTACCGCTCTAATGTAGGTAATCTTAAACTAAGGTCTTCATATGGTGTAGTAGGAAATCAAAATGTTGGAAATTATCAGTTTCAAACTACTTACTTTACTTTTCAAAATGCCTATGGCTTTAACAATACAGGTGTAACCGGTACAGGATATAATTTTGCTAATCAGAATATTCAGTGGGAAAAAGCCTCTACTTTTAATATTGGTCTTGATGCTGATTTTTTTAAAGGAGCTCTTAGTTTAACTTTTGATTATTTTAATAAAGTTACCAGAGATATACTTGTACCACCTCAGGTGCCGGGTGTATTTGGAACTGGTCTTCCTGATTTTAACTCTGCAGAAGTTGGTAGTAAAGGATGGGAAGTAAGTCTTACTTACAGACATTCAGGTGAAGTTTTTAATCACAGCCTTACTGTAAATGTTGGTGATTCAAAAAATAAAGTGCTTGACTTTAACGGAGGTCAGGAAAGGTTAACAAACCTTGAAGAAATGCAGGTTATTTTACGTGAAGGGCTTCCATATAACTCTTATGTAGGGTTGATGAGAGATGGTTACTTCCAAAGTTGGGAAGAAATTCAAGGAGCAGCTGTTCCTGTTGGTGTAAGTGTACAGCCTGGGGATAACAGATATGTTGACCTTAATAAAGACGGAAAAATTGATGATAACGATAAATTCATTTTTGGTAATCCATTCCCAAGATATACTTATGGAGTTACTTATAATTTAGGTTATAAAAACTTTGATTTGGGAATATTTGTTCAGGGTGTAGGTAAAAGAACAATGATGATAAGAGGTGAATTAGTTGAACCATTTCATTATAATTATGGTATGACCATGTATACACATCAATTGGATTACTGGACACCACAAAACCCTGATGCAAAATATCCTCGTTTAGCAAATAACGGTACTCAGTCTAATACCAATAACTTTAGAAGAGGATCTGATATGTATCTTTATGACGGTGCCTATTTAAGGCTTAAAAATGTTCAGATTGGTTATTCACTTCCTGATAGTGCTGCTAAACAAATAGGTGTTGAAAAATTCCGTATGTATGCTTCAGGTCAAAACCTATTTACATTATCTAAAGTTAAATTTGTAGATCCTGAACTTTCAGAGTTTAACGGTAATATGACAGCATCAGGAGCTAATAGCGGAAGGGCTTATCCTACATTGATTTATGTTGGTTTAGGCTTAGATATAACTCTATAA
- a CDS encoding SusE domain-containing protein — protein MKNLYTKLLFLFLAVLATGCSDDDTVSHTNVSAVEALYLPEDNKFYDLGAQSSALFEWQGAYAEDNGVVLYDVVFDKENGDFSNPVYVIPSDGNGFQKTLNLTFTKLNTIAGLAGIEPETTGKLKWTVRSSKGINFMMASVYRTIEVLRPGGFSPPDQLFITGSASEEGDVVENAIPFKKTGVSTFEIYTQLQAGEYSFITRINGTPEVFYINNGDLKQDGSTTYSDETKVYRIRVDFSDGSTEITEIQKIELWFPPLSEYLFEYNYAGHGTWEALNEYIEFKQESWGRDERYKFKFTVVTDGETTEEWFGSVNADNNRPDENSSESYWYMVPVTNDFWNNCFKFATPVDMSNVNAKIDFGATIPAYTHSFTVL, from the coding sequence ATGAAAAATTTATATACAAAATTATTATTCCTGTTTTTAGCTGTTCTGGCTACAGGATGCTCGGATGATGATACCGTAAGTCACACTAATGTTTCGGCTGTTGAGGCGTTATACTTACCTGAAGACAATAAATTCTATGATTTAGGTGCACAAAGTTCTGCCTTATTTGAGTGGCAGGGAGCGTATGCTGAAGATAATGGTGTTGTACTTTATGATGTTGTTTTTGATAAAGAAAATGGCGATTTTTCTAACCCCGTTTATGTTATCCCTTCTGATGGTAACGGATTCCAAAAAACACTGAACCTTACTTTTACCAAGCTTAACACAATTGCAGGTTTAGCTGGTATTGAGCCTGAAACTACAGGGAAACTGAAATGGACAGTTCGCTCATCTAAAGGAATAAACTTTATGATGGCTTCTGTTTACCGTACTATTGAAGTTTTACGTCCGGGTGGTTTTTCACCTCCAGATCAGTTATTCATTACTGGTTCAGCTTCTGAAGAAGGTGATGTGGTTGAAAATGCAATTCCTTTCAAAAAAACAGGAGTTTCAACATTTGAGATTTACACTCAGTTACAGGCAGGAGAATACAGTTTTATTACACGTATAAACGGAACACCGGAAGTGTTTTATATTAATAACGGCGATTTAAAACAAGACGGATCTACTACTTATAGCGATGAAACTAAAGTGTACAGAATTAGGGTTGACTTTAGTGATGGATCTACAGAAATTACTGAAATTCAAAAAATAGAACTATGGTTCCCTCCATTAAGTGAATATTTATTTGAGTATAATTATGCAGGCCACGGAACATGGGAAGCTTTAAATGAATACATTGAGTTTAAGCAGGAATCTTGGGGAAGAGATGAGCGTTATAAATTTAAATTTACTGTAGTAACTGACGGAGAAACTACAGAAGAATGGTTTGGTAGTGTTAATGCAGATAACAACAGACCGGATGAGAATTCTTCGGAATCTTACTGGTATATGGTTCCTGTAACCAATGATTTTTGGAATAACTGTTTCAAATTTGCTACGCCGGTAGACATGAGTAATGTTAATGCTAAAATAGATTTTGGCGCAACAATACCGGCATATACACATAGCTTTACAGTACTTTAA
- a CDS encoding LacI family DNA-binding transcriptional regulator: MKKKQVSIKSIATALNISVTTVSFVLNGKAEEKHISKEMTQKVLDYVKKTNYRPNQIAQSLRTGKSKILVFMVEDISNNFFSKLARIIEDMAYEKGYKVIFCSNENDDNKSEELIQLFNFRMVDGFIIVPSPGMQGVIKQLIDENIPVVLLDRYFSDLESNIVIVNNDEAAYNATEHLIKNQYRKIGFITTDTSQTQMLDRLNGYKRAISDNGLVSNILYIPYNETSTQLSRDLIYSFVADNPELDSLFFSTNYLALRGLESLKSDCDALKKNFGVVTFDDNEFFSICNPTITAVAQPLYQIGEELMKIMLNLLKKTDDKPQKIILNTELKIRESSKPKQVF; this comes from the coding sequence ATGAAGAAGAAACAAGTATCAATAAAGAGTATCGCAACGGCCCTCAATATATCTGTTACTACAGTTTCATTTGTACTTAATGGTAAAGCAGAAGAGAAACACATCTCTAAAGAGATGACTCAAAAGGTTTTAGACTATGTGAAAAAAACAAATTACAGGCCTAATCAGATAGCTCAGAGCCTTAGAACAGGAAAATCAAAAATCCTGGTTTTTATGGTTGAAGATATCTCAAATAACTTCTTTAGCAAATTAGCAAGAATTATAGAAGATATGGCCTATGAGAAAGGTTATAAAGTTATTTTTTGCAGTAATGAGAATGACGACAATAAATCTGAAGAGCTTATCCAGCTGTTCAACTTCAGGATGGTTGACGGATTTATTATTGTTCCTTCTCCCGGGATGCAGGGAGTAATTAAACAGCTTATTGACGAAAATATACCAGTTGTACTTCTTGATAGATATTTCTCTGATTTAGAAAGTAATATTGTTATTGTAAACAACGATGAAGCTGCTTATAATGCTACAGAGCATTTAATAAAGAATCAATACAGGAAAATTGGTTTTATTACTACCGATACTTCTCAAACACAAATGCTTGATCGTTTAAATGGTTATAAACGAGCTATTTCCGACAATGGTCTTGTTTCGAACATTTTATACATACCTTATAACGAGACCAGTACACAGCTTAGTAGAGATTTGATTTATTCTTTTGTTGCCGATAATCCTGAACTGGATTCGTTGTTTTTCTCTACAAATTATTTAGCTCTCAGAGGATTGGAGTCACTTAAATCAGACTGTGATGCTTTAAAAAAGAATTTTGGGGTAGTAACATTTGACGATAATGAATTCTTTTCTATTTGTAATCCTACCATAACTGCGGTAGCGCAACCTTTATATCAAATAGGTGAGGAGCTTATGAAGATAATGCTTAATCTGCTTAAAAAAACAGACGACAAACCCCAAAAGATTATTCTTAACACAGAATTGAAGATTAGAGAGTCATCAAAACCAAAGCAGGTATTTTAA